The Shumkonia mesophila genome contains a region encoding:
- a CDS encoding MFS transporter: MTLSRDRRNVLILAACQGLFTTGQSMLIILSGLVGATLAVEPALATLPVSMVVVGTLVATVPASLLMKRVGRRPGFLLGAAIGLSGALTAAFAIYVGAFWLFSFGCFLMGLNGGFGQYFRFAAADVAAPAFKSRAISLVLAGGVAAAVAGPELVKLTADVLAPIPFLGAYVALAGLPILSALFLVFLDIPLPSAAEASEGGRPLLAIVRQPTFAVAVLGGMVGYGVMSLVMTATPLAMVGCGFGVPDAALVIQWHVLAMFAPSFVTGAIIQRFGVLNVMLAGTALLAACAAVALAGLDIGHFWVALVALGLGWNFTFVGASTLLTETYRPAERAHVQAANDFLVFGSVATASLSSGAVLHFFGWNAVQVFALPFVVAAALAILWLRRARRLAAPAG; the protein is encoded by the coding sequence GTGACTCTCTCTCGCGACCGCCGCAACGTCCTGATCCTGGCCGCCTGCCAGGGCCTGTTCACCACCGGACAGAGCATGCTGATCATTCTCAGCGGCCTGGTCGGGGCGACGCTCGCGGTGGAGCCGGCGCTGGCCACCCTGCCGGTGTCGATGGTGGTGGTCGGCACCCTCGTCGCCACGGTGCCGGCTTCGCTGCTGATGAAGCGGGTCGGCCGGCGGCCGGGTTTCCTGCTGGGCGCCGCCATCGGCCTCTCGGGCGCCCTGACGGCGGCCTTCGCCATCTATGTCGGGGCCTTCTGGCTGTTTTCCTTCGGCTGCTTCCTGATGGGGCTCAACGGCGGCTTCGGCCAGTATTTCCGCTTTGCCGCCGCCGACGTCGCGGCCCCCGCCTTCAAGAGCCGCGCCATCTCCCTCGTGCTGGCCGGCGGCGTTGCGGCGGCGGTGGCCGGGCCGGAGCTGGTCAAGCTGACGGCTGACGTCCTGGCCCCCATTCCCTTCCTCGGCGCCTACGTGGCCCTGGCCGGGCTGCCGATCCTTTCCGCCCTTTTCCTGGTTTTCCTGGACATTCCGCTCCCCTCGGCGGCGGAAGCGAGCGAAGGCGGGCGGCCGCTTCTTGCCATCGTCCGCCAGCCGACCTTCGCGGTGGCGGTGCTGGGCGGCATGGTCGGCTATGGGGTGATGAGCCTGGTGATGACGGCGACGCCGCTGGCCATGGTCGGCTGTGGCTTCGGCGTGCCCGACGCAGCGCTGGTCATCCAGTGGCACGTGCTGGCCATGTTCGCGCCCTCCTTCGTCACCGGCGCCATCATCCAGCGCTTTGGCGTGCTCAACGTCATGCTGGCCGGCACCGCCCTGCTGGCCGCCTGTGCCGCCGTCGCCCTGGCCGGCCTCGACATCGGCCATTTCTGGGTCGCCCTGGTCGCCCTCGGCCTGGGCTGGAACTTCACCTTCGTCGGCGCCTCGACGCTGCTGACCGAAACCTACCGGCCGGCCGAGCGGGCCCACGTGCAGGCGGCCAACGACTTCCTGGTGTTCGGTTCGGTGGCGACGGCCTCGCTGTCCTCGGGCGCGGTGCTGCATTTCTTCGGCTGGAACGCGGTGCAGGTTTTCGCGCTGCCCTTCGTCGTCGCCGCCGCCCTGGCCATCCTGTGGCTCAGGCGGGCCCGCCGCCTGGCCGCGCCGGCCGGATGA
- the pth gene encoding aminoacyl-tRNA hydrolase: MLLVVGLGNPGSDYARNRHNVGFMAVDGIVHRYRFSSFRGKFQGQIAEGEVAGRRICVLKPMTFMNRSGDSVLGAQRFFKVPPENVLVFHDEIDLARGKLRVKRDGGHAGHNGLRSIHARIGPAYRRVRIGVGHPGDKDRVASHVLKDFSKAEAGEVERMVEAMAEAFPFLVVDDDAGFMTRVSLILNPPVHKPRKEADDNGNSQERE, encoded by the coding sequence ATGCTGTTGGTGGTCGGCCTCGGCAATCCGGGTTCCGACTACGCCAGGAACCGGCACAACGTGGGATTCATGGCGGTGGACGGTATCGTCCACCGCTACCGGTTCTCGTCGTTCCGCGGCAAGTTCCAGGGCCAGATCGCCGAAGGCGAGGTGGCCGGCCGCAGGATCTGCGTGCTGAAGCCGATGACCTTCATGAACCGCTCGGGCGACTCGGTGCTGGGCGCCCAGCGCTTCTTTAAAGTGCCGCCCGAGAACGTGCTGGTCTTCCACGACGAGATCGACCTCGCCCGCGGCAAGCTGCGCGTCAAGCGGGACGGCGGGCACGCCGGCCACAATGGGCTGCGCTCGATCCACGCCCGGATCGGCCCGGCCTATCGGCGGGTGCGCATCGGCGTCGGCCATCCCGGCGACAAGGACCGCGTCGCCAGCCACGTGCTGAAGGATTTCTCGAAGGCCGAGGCCGGCGAGGTGGAGCGGATGGTCGAGGCGATGGCCGAGGCCTTTCCCTTCCTGGTGGTCGACGACGACGCCGGCTTCATGACCCGCGTCTCGCTCATTCTCAACCCGCCGGTCCACAAGCCGCGCAAAGAGGCCGACGACAACGGAAACAGCCAGGAACGAGAGTAG
- a CDS encoding extracellular solute-binding protein, translating into MRRTLFSTTLCLSVLLSGAALAAGGNELLVYTAADDGKLHAALADAFSKKYPDIQVKQVILSTGPVTEKTIAERANPQADAIYGVNSFALDQLKNAGVIEPYAPKGTKIPGRFADADGFYVYHWLTLMVAAVNTQMMEQKGKPVPASWKDLALPAYKGLITIAAPTKSGTGLTIFTTLKDAYGWDYVDALHKNIFQYNSSGSAAGRQAGAGETAIGLTYDTAVINQVKAGLPVKMVFLDMTPNVKEGGALVLGAPHPENGKKWLDFMASPEGAAVYAPFIGVPTTPGLGEIDVSKVQLWEYKAPVDAAAFKKEWAQKYEK; encoded by the coding sequence ATGAGAAGGACGCTTTTCTCGACGACACTTTGCCTTTCCGTCCTGCTGTCGGGAGCCGCCCTGGCGGCCGGCGGCAACGAGCTGCTGGTCTATACGGCGGCCGATGACGGCAAGCTGCACGCCGCGCTGGCCGATGCCTTTTCCAAGAAGTATCCGGACATCCAGGTCAAGCAGGTGATCCTGAGCACCGGCCCGGTGACCGAAAAGACCATCGCCGAGCGCGCCAATCCCCAGGCCGACGCCATCTACGGGGTCAATTCGTTCGCCCTCGATCAGTTGAAGAACGCCGGCGTCATCGAACCCTATGCGCCGAAGGGAACGAAAATTCCCGGCCGCTTCGCCGACGCCGATGGCTTCTATGTCTATCATTGGCTGACCCTGATGGTGGCGGCCGTCAACACCCAGATGATGGAGCAGAAGGGCAAGCCCGTCCCCGCCTCGTGGAAGGACCTGGCCTTGCCCGCCTACAAGGGCCTGATCACCATCGCGGCGCCGACCAAGTCGGGCACCGGGCTCACCATCTTCACCACGCTCAAGGACGCCTACGGCTGGGACTACGTCGACGCGCTGCATAAGAACATCTTCCAGTACAATTCCTCGGGCAGCGCGGCCGGCCGTCAGGCCGGCGCCGGCGAGACGGCCATCGGGCTTACCTACGACACCGCCGTCATCAACCAGGTCAAGGCCGGGTTGCCGGTCAAGATGGTGTTCCTCGACATGACGCCGAACGTCAAGGAGGGGGGCGCCCTGGTGCTCGGCGCGCCGCATCCCGAGAACGGCAAGAAGTGGCTCGACTTCATGGCCAGCCCGGAAGGCGCCGCCGTCTATGCCCCCTTCATCGGCGTGCCGACGACGCCGGGCCTCGGCGAGATCGACGTCTCCAAGGTCCAGCTCTGGGAATACAAGGCCCCGGTCGACGCCGCCGCCTTCAAGAAGGAATGGGCCCAGAAGTACGAGAAGTAG
- a CDS encoding ABC transporter ATP-binding protein, producing MARLRIDNVVKRFGECVAVDGVSLDIASGEFVTLVGASGCGKTTLLRLIAGFTRPDRGEIWIGERRVDDVPLRKRNIGFVFQSYALFPTMTVAGNIGFALRLRRRPKAEVESRVAELCALTRLEGMEGRYPHELSGGQQQRVALARALAPHPAILLLDEPLSALDAKIRAHLRAEVRAVVKELGITTVYVTHDQEEALSMSDRVAVMDGGRFRQVGRPMDVYARPAGAFVANFIGTSNRLDGRVVNGTVRIDGLAVPMSAAGAVDGECVVCLRPEHVRLASRSSGTGVWARAEIEAFAFLGQSVRVTTRLADGSRLLADMPTERWLGLGLAPGDPVLWSVDPEAVLVFPGTDAGTAGA from the coding sequence GTGGCCCGTCTGCGAATCGACAATGTCGTCAAGCGCTTCGGCGAGTGCGTCGCCGTCGACGGCGTGTCGCTCGACATCGCCTCGGGCGAATTCGTCACCCTGGTGGGGGCCAGCGGCTGCGGCAAGACCACGCTGCTGCGCCTGATCGCCGGCTTCACCCGGCCCGATCGCGGCGAGATCTGGATCGGCGAACGGCGGGTCGACGACGTGCCGCTGCGCAAGCGCAACATCGGCTTCGTCTTCCAGTCCTATGCCCTGTTTCCGACCATGACGGTGGCCGGCAACATCGGCTTCGCGCTGCGCCTGCGCCGCCGCCCCAAAGCCGAGGTCGAGTCCCGCGTCGCCGAGTTGTGCGCGCTGACCCGCCTGGAGGGGATGGAGGGCCGCTATCCCCACGAACTCTCCGGCGGCCAGCAGCAGCGCGTCGCCCTGGCCCGCGCGCTGGCCCCGCACCCGGCCATCCTGCTCCTGGACGAGCCGCTCTCGGCGCTGGACGCCAAGATCCGCGCCCACCTGCGCGCCGAGGTCAGGGCCGTCGTCAAGGAACTGGGCATCACCACCGTCTATGTCACCCACGACCAGGAAGAGGCGCTCTCGATGTCCGACCGCGTGGCGGTGATGGATGGCGGCCGCTTCCGGCAGGTCGGGCGGCCGATGGACGTCTATGCCCGCCCGGCCGGCGCCTTCGTCGCCAACTTCATCGGCACCAGCAACCGGCTGGACGGCCGGGTGGTGAACGGCACCGTGCGCATCGACGGCCTGGCCGTCCCCATGTCGGCGGCCGGCGCCGTCGACGGCGAGTGCGTGGTCTGCCTGCGCCCCGAGCACGTCCGGCTGGCGTCCCGCTCGTCGGGTACCGGCGTCTGGGCGCGCGCCGAGATCGAGGCCTTCGCCTTTCTGGGGCAAAGCGTGCGGGTCACCACCCGCCTGGCCGACGGCAGCCGCCTGCTGGCCGACATGCCGACCGAACGATGGCTCGGCCTCGGGCTCGCGCCCGGCGATCCGGTGCTGTGGTCTGTCGATCCCGAGGCCGTGCTGGTCTTCCCCGGAACGGACGCGGGCACGGCGGGCGCGTGA
- a CDS encoding ribose-phosphate pyrophosphokinase translates to MKIISCNSNRPLAEAIAAYLHLPLAKAVIRRFSDQEVFVEIQENVRGEDVFVIQSSSFPANDNLMELLVTLDALRRGSARRVTAVIPYFGYARQDRKSGPRTPISAKLVANLITTAGADRVLTMDLHAGQIQGFFDIPVDNLYGSLVFNQNIKERFDSEKLVLVSPDVGGVVRTRGMAKKLDADLAIVDKRRERAGVSEVMNIIGDVKGRQCILVDDIVDSGGTLCNAAVALIEHGAEGVWAYVTHGVLSGGAVARIAASPLKRMVITDSILATEALRESPSIEQLSIAPLMAESIRRISEESSISILFN, encoded by the coding sequence ATGAAAATCATCTCGTGCAACAGCAATCGCCCGCTGGCCGAAGCGATTGCCGCCTATCTGCATCTCCCCCTGGCCAAGGCGGTCATCCGCCGATTCTCGGACCAGGAAGTGTTCGTCGAGATCCAGGAGAACGTGCGCGGCGAGGATGTCTTCGTCATCCAGTCCTCGTCGTTCCCGGCCAACGACAACCTGATGGAGCTGCTGGTCACGCTGGACGCGCTCCGGCGCGGCTCGGCCCGGCGGGTCACCGCGGTGATCCCCTATTTCGGCTATGCCAGGCAGGATCGCAAGTCGGGACCGCGCACCCCCATCTCGGCCAAGCTGGTGGCCAACCTGATCACCACCGCCGGGGCGGACCGGGTGCTGACCATGGACCTGCACGCCGGGCAGATTCAGGGCTTCTTCGACATTCCGGTGGACAACCTTTACGGCTCGCTGGTGTTCAACCAGAACATCAAGGAGCGCTTCGACAGCGAAAAGCTGGTGCTGGTGTCGCCCGACGTCGGCGGCGTGGTGCGCACGCGCGGCATGGCCAAGAAGCTGGACGCCGACCTCGCCATCGTCGACAAGCGCCGCGAACGGGCCGGCGTGTCCGAGGTGATGAACATCATCGGCGACGTCAAGGGCCGCCAGTGCATCCTGGTCGACGACATCGTCGATTCGGGCGGTACGCTGTGCAACGCCGCGGTGGCCCTGATCGAACATGGCGCCGAGGGGGTGTGGGCCTACGTCACCCACGGTGTGCTGTCGGGCGGCGCGGTGGCGCGCATCGCGGCTTCCCCGCTGAAACGAATGGTCATCACCGACAGTATCCTGGCGACCGAGGCGCTGCGCGAATCGCCCAGCATCGAGCAGCTTTCCATCGCGCCCCTGATGGCCGAATCGATCCGCCGCATCAGCGAGGAATCGTCGATCTCGATTCTGTTCAACTGA
- the ychF gene encoding redox-regulated ATPase YchF yields MGFNCGIVGLPNVGKSTLFNALTETAQAEAANYPFCTIEPNTGRVAVPDARLDRIHSITKSAKKTPTFLEFVDIAGLVRGASKGEGLGNQFLANIREVDAVIHVLRCFEDENVTHTETSIDPVRDAEVVSTELLLADLDSLERRADQTAKKAKGGDKEARARMAVIEPVLEALRAGRTARSVPLPPEQKRELRLLQLLSAKPVLYACNVDEAAAATGNALTEKVAAMAKAEGAGAVVISAKIEAEIAQLADAAEKRDFLETLGLTETGLAQVIKAGYGLLDLLTFFTTGPKESRAWTAHGGATAPEAAGVIHTDFQRGFICAETIGYDDFIALGGEQACKEAGKMRQEGREYKVRDGDIMLFRFNV; encoded by the coding sequence ATGGGATTTAACTGCGGCATCGTCGGCCTGCCCAACGTCGGCAAGTCGACTCTTTTCAATGCCCTGACCGAGACGGCCCAGGCCGAGGCCGCCAATTATCCGTTCTGCACCATCGAGCCCAACACCGGGCGCGTCGCCGTGCCCGATGCCCGGCTGGACCGCATCCATTCCATCACCAAGTCGGCCAAGAAGACGCCGACCTTCCTCGAATTCGTCGACATCGCCGGCCTGGTGCGCGGCGCCAGCAAGGGCGAAGGGCTGGGCAACCAGTTCCTGGCCAACATCCGCGAGGTCGACGCCGTCATCCACGTGCTGCGCTGCTTCGAGGACGAGAACGTCACCCACACGGAAACCTCCATCGACCCGGTGCGCGACGCCGAGGTGGTGTCGACCGAGTTGCTGCTGGCCGACCTCGACAGCCTGGAGCGGCGGGCCGACCAGACGGCCAAAAAGGCCAAGGGCGGCGACAAGGAGGCGCGGGCCAGGATGGCCGTCATCGAGCCGGTGCTGGAAGCCTTGCGGGCCGGCCGCACGGCGCGCAGCGTCCCCCTGCCGCCCGAGCAGAAGCGCGAGCTGCGCCTGCTGCAACTGCTCTCCGCCAAGCCGGTGCTCTATGCCTGCAACGTCGACGAGGCGGCGGCCGCCACCGGCAACGCGCTGACCGAGAAGGTCGCCGCCATGGCCAAGGCCGAGGGCGCCGGCGCGGTAGTCATCTCGGCCAAGATCGAGGCCGAGATCGCCCAACTGGCCGACGCCGCCGAAAAGCGCGACTTCCTGGAAACCCTGGGGCTTACGGAAACCGGGCTGGCCCAGGTCATCAAGGCCGGCTACGGACTTTTGGACCTGCTCACCTTCTTCACCACCGGGCCCAAGGAAAGCCGTGCCTGGACGGCGCACGGCGGCGCCACGGCGCCGGAAGCGGCGGGCGTCATCCACACCGATTTCCAGCGCGGATTCATCTGCGCGGAGACCATCGGCTACGACGACTTCATCGCGCTGGGCGGCGAACAGGCCTGCAAGGAAGCCGGCAAGATGCGCCAGGAAGGCCGCGAGTATAAGGTGCGCGACGGCGACATCATGCTGTTCCGCTTCAACGTCTAG
- a CDS encoding c-type cytochrome domain-containing protein, producing the protein MFTRMRRLSWAAGATAAAVLAMAAAAAVAEEPISFKEDVAPIIQIRCLECHQPGGDGFVQSGLDLSSYAGVMKGTKFGPVVVPGDAMTSNFLVVVDGRASQAIRMPHERKKLTKCEIDILRRWVNSGAKNN; encoded by the coding sequence ATGTTCACCCGTATGCGTCGCCTGTCGTGGGCCGCGGGCGCAACCGCCGCGGCGGTCCTGGCCATGGCCGCCGCCGCAGCCGTCGCCGAGGAGCCCATCTCGTTCAAGGAAGACGTCGCCCCCATCATCCAGATCCGCTGTCTGGAATGCCATCAGCCGGGCGGCGACGGCTTCGTACAGAGCGGCCTCGACCTCAGCTCCTACGCCGGGGTCATGAAGGGCACCAAGTTCGGGCCCGTGGTGGTGCCCGGCGATGCCATGACCAGCAACTTCCTGGTCGTCGTCGACGGCCGCGCCTCGCAGGCCATCCGCATGCCGCACGAGCGCAAGAAGCTGACCAAGTGCGAGATCGATATCCTGCGCCGCTGGGTCAATTCCGGCGCCAAGAACAACTGA
- a CDS encoding 50S ribosomal protein L25/general stress protein Ctc, with product MAKHTVLAAELRERAGKGAARATRRAGRIPAVLYGNKLEPKMVSLDPVQLNIEINKAGFFGRVFEIDLGKEKFAVLPRDVQYHPLTDRPIHLDFLRFSAETKVHVEVAVDFQNETASPGLKRGGVLNVVRRDVELVCSPESIPESIVVDLTGLDIGDSIHISHVKLPEGVEPAITDRDFTIATIASPSVEVVEKAEGAEEELAAPTAEPAATSEE from the coding sequence ATGGCAAAGCATACGGTTCTCGCGGCTGAGCTCCGCGAGCGGGCCGGTAAGGGGGCAGCCCGCGCAACTCGTCGCGCAGGTCGCATTCCCGCCGTCCTCTACGGCAACAAGCTGGAACCCAAGATGGTCTCGCTCGACCCCGTCCAGCTGAACATCGAAATCAACAAGGCCGGCTTCTTCGGCCGCGTCTTCGAGATTGACCTCGGCAAGGAAAAGTTCGCCGTCCTGCCGCGCGACGTGCAGTACCATCCGCTGACCGACCGCCCGATCCACCTCGACTTCCTGCGTTTCTCGGCCGAGACCAAGGTTCACGTCGAGGTCGCCGTCGACTTCCAGAACGAAACGGCGTCGCCGGGCCTCAAGCGGGGTGGCGTGCTCAACGTGGTGCGCCGCGACGTCGAGCTGGTGTGCTCGCCCGAGAGCATCCCGGAGAGTATCGTCGTCGACCTGACCGGGCTCGACATCGGCGATTCGATCCATATCAGCCACGTCAAGCTGCCCGAGGGCGTCGAGCCGGCGATCACGGATCGTGACTTCACCATCGCCACCATCGCCTCTCCGTCCGTGGAAGTGGTGGAGAAGGCCGAGGGTGCGGAAGAGGAACTCGCGGCGCCGACCGCCGAGCCGGCAGCGACTTCGGAGGAGTAA
- a CDS encoding cytochrome c1, translating to MRRIVLSAMAALALGAAPAVAAETTALPQQDWLFAGPFGHFEESALKRGFAVYNQVCAACHGITGLAYRNLAGIGLDDNQIAEIAAEKEVEDGPNDEGDLYMRPARAADRVVPPFANEQAARAANNGAYPPDLTLIVKARKGGADYIHGLLTGYKDEPPAGVTVGEGMYYNEHFPGHQIAMPPPLSEGGVTFEDGTPATVEQMAHDVTTFLAWAASPELEARKRLGLKVLIFLVVLTGMLYALKRQVWSKLH from the coding sequence ATGCGCCGGATCGTCCTTTCCGCCATGGCCGCGCTGGCCTTGGGCGCCGCCCCGGCCGTCGCCGCCGAGACGACGGCCTTGCCCCAGCAGGACTGGCTGTTCGCCGGCCCCTTCGGCCATTTCGAGGAATCGGCGCTGAAGCGGGGCTTCGCCGTCTACAATCAGGTCTGCGCCGCCTGCCACGGCATCACCGGGCTGGCCTACCGCAACCTCGCCGGCATCGGGCTCGACGACAACCAGATCGCCGAGATCGCCGCCGAGAAGGAAGTCGAGGACGGCCCCAACGACGAAGGCGACCTGTACATGCGTCCGGCCCGGGCGGCCGATCGCGTCGTGCCGCCGTTCGCCAACGAGCAGGCGGCGCGGGCCGCCAACAACGGCGCCTATCCGCCCGACCTCACCCTCATCGTCAAGGCCCGCAAGGGCGGCGCCGACTACATCCATGGACTGCTGACCGGCTACAAGGACGAGCCGCCGGCCGGCGTCACCGTCGGCGAGGGCATGTACTACAACGAGCATTTTCCGGGCCACCAGATCGCCATGCCGCCGCCGCTCAGCGAAGGCGGCGTCACGTTCGAGGACGGCACGCCGGCCACCGTCGAGCAGATGGCCCACGACGTGACCACGTTCCTTGCCTGGGCGGCCTCGCCCGAGCTCGAGGCGCGCAAGCGCCTGGGGCTCAAGGTGCTGATCTTCCTGGTGGTGCTGACCGGGATGCTCTACGCGCTCAAGCGCCAGGTGTGGTCCAAGCTGCACTGA
- a CDS encoding S-methyl-5'-thioadenosine phosphorylase: MAEPGTPPVVGVIGGSGIYQIDGLTNTRWEKVTSPFGEPSDALLIGELDGRKMVFLPRHGRGHRVPPSEINYRANIDALKRAGVTEIISVSACGSFKEELAPGTFVVVDQFIDRTFKREKSFFSTGLVAHVGFGHPVCARLGDALEAAGRELGLPMARGGTYLVMEGPQFSTLAESNLYRSWGCHVIGMTNMPEAKLAREAEMCYATVAMVTDYDCWHPDHDHVSVDAVIKTLLENADKGRALVRRVVPKLAGRAAPCAKGCHTALDMALITAPEARDPAVIAKLDAVAGRVLAG; encoded by the coding sequence ATGGCGGAACCCGGCACGCCCCCGGTCGTCGGCGTCATCGGCGGCAGCGGCATCTACCAGATCGACGGCCTGACCAACACCCGCTGGGAGAAGGTGACATCCCCCTTCGGCGAACCGTCGGACGCCCTGCTCATCGGCGAGTTGGACGGCCGCAAGATGGTGTTCCTGCCGCGCCACGGCCGCGGCCACCGCGTGCCGCCCAGCGAGATCAACTATCGGGCCAACATCGATGCCCTGAAGCGGGCCGGGGTCACCGAGATCATCTCGGTCAGCGCCTGCGGCTCGTTCAAGGAAGAGCTGGCGCCCGGCACGTTCGTGGTGGTCGACCAGTTCATCGATCGCACCTTCAAGCGCGAGAAAAGCTTCTTTTCCACCGGCCTGGTCGCCCACGTCGGTTTCGGCCATCCGGTGTGCGCCCGCCTGGGCGATGCCCTGGAGGCGGCGGGGCGCGAATTGGGCCTGCCGATGGCGCGCGGCGGCACCTACCTGGTGATGGAAGGGCCGCAGTTCTCGACACTCGCCGAATCGAACCTCTATCGGTCGTGGGGCTGCCACGTCATCGGCATGACCAACATGCCGGAGGCCAAGTTGGCCCGCGAGGCCGAGATGTGCTACGCCACCGTCGCCATGGTCACCGACTACGACTGCTGGCACCCCGACCACGACCACGTGTCGGTCGACGCCGTCATCAAGACGCTGCTGGAGAATGCCGACAAGGGCCGTGCCCTGGTCCGCCGGGTGGTCCCCAAGCTGGCCGGGCGCGCCGCCCCGTGCGCCAAGGGCTGCCACACGGCGCTCGACATGGCGCTCATCACCGCGCCCGAGGCCCGCGACCCGGCGGTGATCGCCAAGTTGGATGCCGTGGCCGGGCGCGTGCTGGCCGGCTGA
- a CDS encoding ABC transporter permease has protein sequence MARTSTYVVSLLAAALLFVFIVVPLGAVLLKSVYVEGPLPPRVVRAAVLDALDRLDGAGRVRSMAQWEASLTEVQRMETTAATLAAIGVPPTWDRKADYASQFVAAGQATAALDATSRAAFDAEYPLQMVVLHKRIPLAFMLRGQLAPEEFERLRTGARKGFSLENYRAFLEDSHLLRAGRNSLIVSTLTSLITVVLAYALAFGINRNGIRAPGLVRGLVLLPLVSPPVIMAFAGILLFGRQGLITRKVLEDMLGLIDADVTNIYGFVGVVTAMVLSYLPHAYIVLDDVLARHDGRVEEAAASQGATAWQVFAHVTLPLTRPGVIRTALVVFILSMTDFGNPLVIGRNYPVLAGVIYDEIVGFQNVSLAAALCVWLILPTLLAYFLFERLGKRHRFVSGSGTGAPPELPLPLAARLGLETVAVGVGAVVVVFFGIIVVGSFTRVWGIDFTPTLTHYSVHSELYASFSEAMGIPTVWTSLKIAGAAAVFGGVFAVLVAYLVERTRIPGRHVIGFVALLPGVVPGVLHGIGYLVAFNRPFGLTELSLVGTPAILILNVLFANIFVGVLAARATLQRIDTGIDEAAEVLGASMIQTFFLVTLPSIRRVLLLASLYVFVHGTVTLSAVIFLVSPDTMMASVGIFLHAENGRYGLACSMSVLILALVVAVMGLIRLIERRGEGRPVLRVLPQTD, from the coding sequence ATGGCCCGCACGTCGACGTACGTGGTGTCCCTGCTGGCGGCGGCGTTGCTGTTCGTCTTCATCGTGGTGCCGCTGGGGGCCGTCCTTCTGAAAAGCGTCTATGTCGAGGGGCCGCTGCCGCCGCGCGTCGTGCGCGCCGCCGTGCTGGATGCGCTGGATCGTCTGGACGGGGCCGGGCGCGTCCGCTCGATGGCCCAGTGGGAAGCCTCGCTGACCGAAGTCCAGCGCATGGAAACGACGGCGGCGACGCTCGCCGCCATCGGGGTGCCGCCGACCTGGGACCGCAAGGCCGACTACGCCTCCCAGTTCGTCGCCGCCGGCCAGGCGACGGCGGCGCTCGACGCCACCAGTCGGGCTGCCTTCGACGCCGAATATCCGCTCCAGATGGTGGTGCTGCACAAGCGCATTCCGCTGGCCTTCATGCTGCGCGGCCAGCTTGCGCCCGAGGAGTTCGAGCGCCTGCGCACCGGCGCCCGCAAGGGCTTCAGCCTGGAAAACTACCGCGCGTTTCTGGAGGATTCGCACCTGCTGCGGGCCGGGCGCAACAGCCTGATCGTCTCGACGCTGACCAGCCTGATCACCGTCGTGCTGGCCTATGCGCTGGCCTTCGGCATCAACCGCAACGGCATCCGCGCCCCCGGCCTGGTGCGCGGCCTGGTGCTGCTGCCCCTGGTCTCGCCCCCCGTCATCATGGCGTTTGCCGGCATCCTGCTGTTCGGCCGCCAGGGGCTGATCACGCGCAAGGTGCTGGAGGACATGCTGGGCCTCATCGACGCCGACGTCACCAACATCTACGGCTTCGTCGGCGTGGTGACGGCGATGGTGCTGAGCTATCTGCCGCACGCCTACATCGTGCTCGACGACGTGCTGGCCCGCCACGACGGCCGGGTCGAGGAGGCGGCGGCCAGCCAGGGCGCCACCGCCTGGCAGGTGTTCGCCCACGTCACCCTGCCGCTGACCCGCCCCGGCGTCATCCGCACCGCGCTGGTGGTCTTCATCCTCAGCATGACCGATTTCGGCAATCCGCTGGTCATCGGCCGCAACTATCCGGTGCTGGCCGGCGTCATCTATGACGAGATTGTCGGCTTCCAGAACGTGTCGCTGGCGGCGGCGCTTTGCGTGTGGCTGATCCTGCCCACCCTTCTCGCCTATTTCCTGTTCGAGCGCTTAGGGAAGCGCCACCGCTTCGTCTCGGGGTCCGGCACCGGGGCGCCGCCCGAACTGCCGCTGCCGCTGGCCGCCCGCCTGGGGCTGGAAACGGTGGCCGTTGGCGTGGGCGCCGTCGTCGTCGTCTTTTTCGGCATCATCGTGGTGGGTTCCTTCACCCGCGTCTGGGGCATCGACTTCACGCCGACCCTGACGCATTACAGCGTCCATTCCGAACTCTACGCCAGCTTCAGCGAGGCCATGGGCATCCCCACCGTGTGGACCAGCCTCAAGATCGCCGGCGCGGCGGCCGTCTTCGGCGGCGTCTTCGCGGTGCTGGTCGCCTATCTCGTGGAACGCACCCGCATCCCCGGGCGCCATGTCATCGGCTTCGTCGCCCTGCTGCCCGGCGTCGTGCCCGGCGTGCTGCACGGCATCGGCTATCTGGTCGCCTTCAACCGGCCGTTCGGGCTGACCGAACTGTCGCTGGTGGGCACGCCGGCCATCCTCATCCTCAACGTGCTGTTCGCCAACATCTTCGTCGGCGTGCTGGCGGCGCGCGCCACGCTTCAACGCATCGACACCGGCATCGACGAGGCGGCCGAGGTGCTGGGCGCCAGCATGATCCAGACCTTCTTCCTGGTCACCCTGCCTTCCATCCGCCGGGTGCTGCTGCTGGCCTCCCTCTATGTTTTCGTGCACGGCACGGTGACGCTTTCCGCCGTCATCTTCCTGGTCAGCCCCGATACCATGATGGCCTCGGTCGGCATTTTCCTGCACGCCGAGAACGGACGCTACGGGCTGGCCTGCTCGATGAGCGTGCTGATCCTGGCCCTGGTCGTCGCCGTGATGGGCCTGATCCGCCTGATCGAGCGGCGCGGCGAAGGCAGGCCCGTCCTGCGGGTGTTGCCGCAGACGGATTGA